From a single Candidatus Methylacidithermus pantelleriae genomic region:
- a CDS encoding FAD-dependent monooxygenase, giving the protein MCTSSNDWDKIKLLTVVVDRLEKWFQSGVLCIGDAAHAMSPIGGVGINLAIQDAVATANPVGPCLLHGDV; this is encoded by the coding sequence GTGTGCACGAGCTCAAACGACTGGGACAAGATCAAGCTGTTGACCGTTGTCGTCGACCGGCTCGAGAAATGGTTCCAAAGTGGAGTGCTCTGCATCGGTGACGCAGCGCATGCGATGTCGCCGATCGGTGGGGTCGGCATCAACCTTGCGATCCAGGACGCGGTGGCGACAGCCAATCCCGTTGGCCCGTGCCTTCTCCACGGGGACGTCTGA